CGCACGACCTGTGGGCGACGGTGGCTTGACAAGGACCCGATCATGAAAAAGTCGCTCCCGAAGTCGCTCCAGACCGCGCTGCAGACCGCGCTGCAGAACAGCGACTACCGCCCGCCGGAAGGCTTCGCGGCGTACCCGACCGCGATCCACCACGCCTCGACCGTGCTGTTCAAGGACGTGGCCAGCATGCGCTCGGGCGACTGGAAGGACAAGAGCGCCTATACCTACGGCCTGCACGGCACGCCGACCAGCTTCACGCTGGAAGCGCGCCTGGCCGAGATCGAAGGCGGCGAGCACTGCCTGCTGGCGCCGTCGGGCCTGGCGGCGATCTCGATGGTCGACCTGGCGCTGCTCAAGACCGGCGACGACGTCCTGCTGCCGGATAACGTCTACAACCCGAACCGCGAACTCGGGCGCTGGCTGACGCAGGACTTCGGCATCAGCGCGCGCTTTTATGATCCGATGATCGGCGCCGGCATTCTCGACCTGATCCAGCCGAATACGAAGCTGATCTGGACCGAGTCGCCCGGATCGGTGTCGATGGAAGTGCCGGACCTGCGTGCGATCTGCGCGGCGGCCAAACAGCGCGGCGTGCTGGTCGCGCTCGACAATACCTGGGCGGCCGGCATCGCCCTGAACGGTTTCGAGCTGGGCGTGGACATCGTGATGCAGGCCTTGACCAAGTACCAGTCGGGCGGCTCGGACGTGCTGATGGGCGCGGTGATCACGCGCGATCGCGAGCTCAACGACCGCATCGCCATGGCCCACATGCGCCTGGGCATGGGCGTCGGCATGGACGACGTCTACCTGGTGCTGCGCGGCCTGCAGACCATGAAGCTGCGCTTCGACGCGCACGACGCGGCGGCGCGCAAGGTGGCAGGCTGGCTCAAGGCGCGTCCGGAAATCACCAAGGTGCTGCATCCGGCCTTCGAGGATTGCCCCGGCCACGCGAACTGGAAGCGCGACTTCACCGGCGCGGGCGGCCTGTTCTCGGTGCTGTTCGACCCGCGCTACACGGAAGAGCAAACCGACCGCTTCGTCGATGCCTTGGCCCTGTTCGGCATCGGCTTCAGCTGGGGCGGCACGCACAGCCTGGCGGTGCCATACCGCATCCAGGCGATGCGCAAGGATTGGCCCGACGCCGGCATCCTGGTGCGCTTCAACATCGGCCTTGAAGATCCGGATGACCTGATCGCCGACATCGAGCAGGCGCTGGGTAAGCTGTAAATAAGCTGTAAATAAGCTGTAAAGTCGAGCTGTAAGCTTAATCTGTAAAAGAAAAGCCGGCGCGATGCCGGCTTTTTTTACACCGGCATCGCCCGGTTGTTGTTCAGGTCCATGAAGCCGCGGATGATGCGGTAGGCCATCCATAGCCACGCCAGTCCCCAGATCGCCATCGCGATCGGGATGCCGATAAACGTGATCCAGACGAAGCCGCCGACGATCATCCACAGCGCGTAGAACCAGAACGAGCGGATCATCCAGGTATGGTGCGAATACACCATCGTGCCCAGCGTTTCCGGCCGGCGCACGTAGTTCACGATCAGCACCAGGATCGAGAGCGTGCCGAGCGAAAAGAAAAAGGTGAGCGCGTGCGCGATGTAGAGGATGCGCGCGAACTGCTTGGCATCCTCGATGCCGCGTTCATAGACGAGTTCCTGGGCCATGCGGTACTCCATAGTGGTTGCAGCTGCGCTCAAAGGCGCGGGATTGTCATTACGATACCGTAAATCGTGCGTGCCGTGGCGCGTTTCAAACCGGCTCAGGCGCCAATCTTCGATTGCACCCAGCCGGCGATGCTGCCGGCATCCATCGCCCCGGCCTGGCGCGCGACCTCGCGCCCACCCTGGAACAGCGCCAGCGTCGGAATGCTGCGGATGCCGTAGCGCGCCGCCAGGTCTTGCGAGGCTTCGGTGTCGACCTTCAGCAGGCGCACGTTCGGCTCGAGCCGGCCGGCGGCCTGCTGGTAGGCCGGCGCCATCATGCGGCAGGGCCCGCACCAGGCGGCCCAGAAGTCGACCAGCACCGGGATGTCGTTGCGGCTGACGTGCTTGTCGAAGCGCGCGCTGCTCACGTCCGTCGGCTTGGCGCCGAACAGCGCGTTGGCGCATTTGCCGTAGACCGGCTGGTCGCCCAGGCGATCGACGGCGACGCGGTTGACGGCGTCGCAGTGCGGGCAGACGATGTGCTTGGGTTCGGCCATATCTTTTCTCCTTGTCGTGCATGGATTGGCGTGCGACGGCGACCGCGCTTACGCCCTAGAATCAATCATCGACAGCACAGATGGGGATCGATGAGCCAATTGCAAACACCGTCGCCGGGCCGGCGCCTGATCGGCTGCGCCGGCTGGGGCATCCACAAGGACATCGCGCACGCGTTTCCGGAGGACGGCAGCCAGCTCGAGCGCTACGCCGCCGTGCTGCCGGCGGTCGAGATCAACTCGTCGTTCTACCGCCCGCACCAGCCGCAGACCTACGCGCGCTGGGCCGCCAGCACGCCCGACGGATTTCGCTTTTCGGTCAAGCTGCCGCGCACCATCACCCACGACGCCAGGCTGCGCGAGGCCGACGCCTTGCTCGACCGGTTCGCCGGCGAGGCCGGGCAACTGGGCGACAAGCTCGGCTGCGTACTGGTCCAGCTGCCGCCCAGCGGCGCCTTCGACGAGGCGGTGGTGCGCGATTTCCTGCCGCGCCTGCGCGCGCGCTTCGGTTGCATGCTGGCGCTCGAGGCGCGCCATCCGACCTGGTTCGGCGACGCCGCCACCGAGGTGCTGCGCGAGGCGCAGGTGACGCGCGTGATCGCCGACCCGGCCGCCGGCCAGCCCGGCCCGCATGTGCCGACCACCGCCGCCGGCTACCTGCGCCTGCACGGTTCGCCGAGGATCTACTATTCGAACTATCCGCGCGAGACGCTGCGCCGGGTCGAGCAGGATGTGGCGGCACGCGTGCGCGACGGGGCCGATTGCTGGTGCATCTTCGACAATACGGCGGCGTTCGCCGCGGTGCCGAATGCCCTCGAGGTCTTGCATGGGGTGCTGTCCGGAGACTGAGTCGATGGTCTGCGCCACCTTCCGTTTCTACGATGGCCTGAACGATTTCCTCGCGCGCGAGCGGCGTGGGCGCGAGTTCGACACGGCCTGCGCGCGCGACGCCACCACCAAGCACATGATCGAAGCGCTCGGGGTGCCGCACACCGAGGTCGAGCTGATCCTGGTGAACGGCGTCTCGACCGGGCTGGACACGATCCTCGGGGACGGCGACCGCATCGCCGTCTATCCGCGCTTTTCCAGCCTGGACGTGACGGACACCGCGCGCATCGCCACGCGGCCGCCCGGGCGCCTGCGTTTCGTCGCCGATGCCCACCTGGGCGGGCTGGCGCGGCTCTTGCGAATGGCCGGGTTCGACACCATCTACGACAACGAATTCGATGACGGCGCCGTCGAGGCGCGCGCGCTCGAGGAAGGCCGCATCGTGCTGACCCGCAACCGCGAACTGCTCAAGCGCCGCGCGGTCGAATACGGCGCCTACGTGCGCGCCCTGAAGCCCCAGGACCAGCTGCGCGAGCTGTTCGAGCGTTTCGGCCTGGCCGAGCGCGCGCGGCCGTTCACGCTGTGCCTGCATTGCAACGCGCCGCTGCGCATCGCCGCGAAAGAGGAAGTGCTGGACCGTTTGCCGCCGCTGGTGCGCGCCGTGCAGCACGAATTCTCGACCTGCGACGTGTGCCGGCGCGTGTACTGGAAAGGCTCGCACTGGCAGCGCATGGCGGGCATGCTGGACAGCGCCGCCGGTGCGCGTGCTGGCGAGGATTGACAGGGTCGAGTTCGCCTGCGCCCGTCGCGCCCTTTCTGTTTTACACTGCGCTACATTGAGATCGTCTGCAGTTGTCGACCACTTGAACCCATGCTGCAACAAGTTTCCATACCGATCCGTACCGAATGTCCGCCAGGCGCTTGCGTCTGCGACCGCGACCGCCTGCTGGTCGAGCCCGACGCCGACATCCGCCCGCTGCGCCTGACCCGCCTCGAGGAACAGCTTCTGCTGGAACGCATCGCGACGATCACGAGCTACGAGCAGCTGCGCAAGCTCCAGGCGGCGGTCGAGCGCAACCTCGGCACCACGCTCGTCATCGAGCCGGGACCGAACGAGGTGCGCACGCTGCGCGGCATCGTCATCCGCCTGGAAGACCGCCCCGGTTTGTGCAAGAAAGTGCGCCAGTCGGTGCCGGGGGCGGTGCGCAAGCTGCTCGAGCGCGAGCCGGCGATCGCCTATGCGATCCTGGATTCGCGCGACCTGTTCGGCCAATAGTTCGACCGCTGCTCAGGCGGGCGCCGACTGCCTCCGCAAAGCCCCGTACCCAACCATGATCCTGGCCGGCTGCAAGACCGGTATCGTCGCGCCGGGCAAGTCGGTGCTGGCCACCGCGACTGGCCGCGCCGCCGGCGACGGCAAGCGGGAGGAATCCGATTTCGGGCTGCGGCGGCCGATCGCCCACATCAAGGGAAGCGCACTGTAAGCGTCCGAGCGCCCGTCAGTTCGGCGGCGACAGCAGGGCCGACACGTACAGCAGCAGCCGGTTTTCCATGCGCGTGAGCGCCAGGCCGGTCAGGGCTTCGATGCGGCGCAGGCGGTAGTCGAGCGTGTTGCGGTGGATGTGCAGGGCGGCCGCCGTTTGCGCCGCGGCGCCGTCGTTCTCGAACCAGACGTCGAGGGTGCGCCGCAGCGCCGCGCTGCTGCGCTCGCGCGCCAGGCGCGCCATCGGCTGGCGCAGCTGGTCGGCCTGCCAGCCGGCGTCCAGGTGCGACAGCAGCACCGGCAGGGCCAGGTCGTAGTAGCTGAGCTGCAGTCCGGCATCGCCCCGTTTGATGGCCGGCGCGCCCTGAGCCTGGCGGCGCCGGCCGATGCGCGCCGCCGCGCGCGCGCTCTGGTAGGACACCGCCGCGCCCTCCAGACCGGGCAGCGGCAGGCCCATGGTCAGCGTGAAGGGCAGGGCGCAGGCATCGCGCACCAGCGCCGCCAGGGCCTGGTGACGGCGCCGCGCCTGGGTTTCGAGCGCGCGCGGGTCGGCATCGAACGCGTCCAGCAGCGCCATCTCGGTCGGGCTGACGGTCGCGCACAGCAGATCGGGGCGCTGCGCCAGCCATTGCAGCTGCAGGCGCTGGATCCCGGCCAGCGTTGCTTCCTCGCCGCCGCTCCCGGCATCGAGTTCGAGCACGAACATCAGCCAGGTACGCCCGAGGTCCAGGCCGAGGCGGCGTGCCCACGCTTCGCGTTCGGGCCTGCCTTCCGGATCGTCGCGGATCAGGTTCAGCACGAAGGCTTCGCGGTAACGCGTATCGCGCTGCAATTCGCCGGCCAGGCCGGCCTGTTCCAGGATCATCTCGGCGGTCAGGCGCACCAGTTCGCCGAACTGGCGCACCTCGTCCGGCGCGCCGCTCAACCCGACCGCGCCGCACAGCTGGCCGGCGACCATCAGCGGCAGGTTGACGCCCGGGCGGGCGCCGTGCAGGCGTGGCGCCGAGGCAGCGTCGACCTCGACCGTCGCCTTGCGCGCCAGCGCCAGCAGCGCGCCGTCGTGCAGCTGGCCGACCCGGGCGGCGTCGCCGCTGGCCAGGATCACGCCGCGCGCGTCCATGACGTTGACGTTGAAAGGGATGATGCGCATCGTGCGCGCGACGATGTCGTGCGCGAGGGCGGGGCTGAGATTGACCATCCCTGCACGATACACGTCGGCCAGTTTTGTGCCAAGCGACAACACTGACTGCGGGCGGCCCCCTCGCTACGGCGTCGAATTCGTGCCGATGCCCAAAATGACCCGGCACTGTTCGCGCAAACTCGTGCACGGCGCCGACGCGTGGCGATGACGCTTTCATCATAATATGAGGCGACGCCGGCGAATATTCCAGACCACCCACGGCGGACATCACGGAGACTTATATGAACAACGGCACGAGCACGGGCGCCGCCCACCCCGCCGGCGGGTTCGCCGACACCGGCGCCCTCGAGCGCGGCTACCGCAAGGCGACCTGGCGCCTGATCCCCTTCATCTTCATCTGCTACCTGTTCAACTACCTGGACCGGGTGAACGTCGGCTTCGCCAAGCTGGAGATGCTCGACGCGCTCCACCTGAGCGAGACCGTGTACGGCCTGGGCGCCGGCATTTTCTTCGTCGGCTACGTCACCAGCGGCGTGCCGAGCAACCTCATCCTGCACAAGCTGGGCGCGCGCCGCTGGATCGCGCTGATGATGATCCTGTGGGGCGGTCTGTCCGCGGCGATGCTGCTGGTGACCGGCTCGGTCTCGTTCTACGTGCTGCGCTTCCTGACCGGCGTCGCCGAGGCCGGCTTTTTCCCGGGCATGGTGTACTACTTCAGCGCCTGGTTCCCGTCGCACAAGCGCGGCCAGGTGATGGCGCTGTTCATGTCCGCGATTCCCGTCTCCGGCCTGATCGGCGGACCGCTGTCGGGCTGGATGCTGGCCCATTTCAGCGGCGGCCAGGGCGGCCTGGCCGGCTGGCAGTGGCTGTTCCTGTTGCAGGGCGTGCCGACGATGCTGCTCGGCGTCGCGCTGTTCTTCTACCTGGCCGACAGCCTGCAGGGTGCGCGCTTTCTGGCGCCGCAGGAAAAGGCGGCGATGCAGGCGGCCCTGGACGCCGACGAACAGGCGCGCCGCGCCGGCAGCCACGCCGTGCATTCGTTTTCCGCGGTGCTGCGCAACGGCCACGTGTGGATGCTCGGGGTGATCTATTTCAGCATCCAGATGGGCGTCTACGCGATCAATTTCTGGCTCCCCTCGATCATCAAGGCGCTCGGCTTCGCCAATCCGGTCACGGTCGGCTGGCTGAGTGCCTTGCCTTACCTGTGCGCCGGCGTGTTCATGGTGCTGGTCGGACGCTCGGCCGATGCGCGCCGCGAGCGCCGCTGGCACCTGTCGCTGCCGCTGGTCACCGGCCTGGTCGGCCTGCTGTTGGCGGCGAACTTCTCGCACAACGTGGTCATCGTGATGATCGGCCTGAGCCTGGCCACGATGGGCACGCTGACCGGCCTGCCGATGTTCTGGCCGCTGCCGGCGGCCTTCCTGGGCAGCGCAGCGGCGGCCGGCGGCCTGGCGCTGATCAATTCGCTGGGCCAGATCGCGGGTTTCCTCAGCCCCTTCCTGGT
This genomic stretch from Massilia sp. 9096 harbors:
- a CDS encoding cystathionine beta-lyase; protein product: MKKSLPKSLQTALQTALQNSDYRPPEGFAAYPTAIHHASTVLFKDVASMRSGDWKDKSAYTYGLHGTPTSFTLEARLAEIEGGEHCLLAPSGLAAISMVDLALLKTGDDVLLPDNVYNPNRELGRWLTQDFGISARFYDPMIGAGILDLIQPNTKLIWTESPGSVSMEVPDLRAICAAAKQRGVLVALDNTWAAGIALNGFELGVDIVMQALTKYQSGGSDVLMGAVITRDRELNDRIAMAHMRLGMGVGMDDVYLVLRGLQTMKLRFDAHDAAARKVAGWLKARPEITKVLHPAFEDCPGHANWKRDFTGAGGLFSVLFDPRYTEEQTDRFVDALALFGIGFSWGGTHSLAVPYRIQAMRKDWPDAGILVRFNIGLEDPDDLIADIEQALGKL
- a CDS encoding membrane protein, whose amino-acid sequence is MAQELVYERGIEDAKQFARILYIAHALTFFFSLGTLSILVLIVNYVRRPETLGTMVYSHHTWMIRSFWFYALWMIVGGFVWITFIGIPIAMAIWGLAWLWMAYRIIRGFMDLNNNRAMPV
- the trxC gene encoding thioredoxin TrxC; this translates as MAEPKHIVCPHCDAVNRVAVDRLGDQPVYGKCANALFGAKPTDVSSARFDKHVSRNDIPVLVDFWAAWCGPCRMMAPAYQQAAGRLEPNVRLLKVDTEASQDLAARYGIRSIPTLALFQGGREVARQAGAMDAGSIAGWVQSKIGA
- a CDS encoding DUF72 domain-containing protein gives rise to the protein MSQLQTPSPGRRLIGCAGWGIHKDIAHAFPEDGSQLERYAAVLPAVEINSSFYRPHQPQTYARWAASTPDGFRFSVKLPRTITHDARLREADALLDRFAGEAGQLGDKLGCVLVQLPPSGAFDEAVVRDFLPRLRARFGCMLALEARHPTWFGDAATEVLREAQVTRVIADPAAGQPGPHVPTTAAGYLRLHGSPRIYYSNYPRETLRRVEQDVAARVRDGADCWCIFDNTAAFAAVPNALEVLHGVLSGD
- a CDS encoding Mut7-C RNAse domain-containing protein, producing MVCATFRFYDGLNDFLARERRGREFDTACARDATTKHMIEALGVPHTEVELILVNGVSTGLDTILGDGDRIAVYPRFSSLDVTDTARIATRPPGRLRFVADAHLGGLARLLRMAGFDTIYDNEFDDGAVEARALEEGRIVLTRNRELLKRRAVEYGAYVRALKPQDQLRELFERFGLAERARPFTLCLHCNAPLRIAAKEEVLDRLPPLVRAVQHEFSTCDVCRRVYWKGSHWQRMAGMLDSAAGARAGED
- a CDS encoding sugar diacid recognition domain-containing protein; translated protein: MVNLSPALAHDIVARTMRIIPFNVNVMDARGVILASGDAARVGQLHDGALLALARKATVEVDAASAPRLHGARPGVNLPLMVAGQLCGAVGLSGAPDEVRQFGELVRLTAEMILEQAGLAGELQRDTRYREAFVLNLIRDDPEGRPEREAWARRLGLDLGRTWLMFVLELDAGSGGEEATLAGIQRLQLQWLAQRPDLLCATVSPTEMALLDAFDADPRALETQARRRHQALAALVRDACALPFTLTMGLPLPGLEGAAVSYQSARAAARIGRRRQAQGAPAIKRGDAGLQLSYYDLALPVLLSHLDAGWQADQLRQPMARLARERSSAALRRTLDVWFENDGAAAQTAAALHIHRNTLDYRLRRIEALTGLALTRMENRLLLYVSALLSPPN
- a CDS encoding MFS transporter, which codes for MNNGTSTGAAHPAGGFADTGALERGYRKATWRLIPFIFICYLFNYLDRVNVGFAKLEMLDALHLSETVYGLGAGIFFVGYVTSGVPSNLILHKLGARRWIALMMILWGGLSAAMLLVTGSVSFYVLRFLTGVAEAGFFPGMVYYFSAWFPSHKRGQVMALFMSAIPVSGLIGGPLSGWMLAHFSGGQGGLAGWQWLFLLQGVPTMLLGVALFFYLADSLQGARFLAPQEKAAMQAALDADEQARRAGSHAVHSFSAVLRNGHVWMLGVIYFSIQMGVYAINFWLPSIIKALGFANPVTVGWLSALPYLCAGVFMVLVGRSADARRERRWHLSLPLVTGLVGLLLAANFSHNVVIVMIGLSLATMGTLTGLPMFWPLPAAFLGSAAAAGGLALINSLGQIAGFLSPFLVGWIKDRTGSTDLALYILSTVLLVGAVLVMRMPARLVNR